In the Geobacter sp. FeAm09 genome, one interval contains:
- the hypE gene encoding hydrogenase expression/formation protein HypE has translation MNSDLILLGHGSGGRLSHQLLDELIIPALSGIAPSGQNDAALLPPPAGQLAYTTDSFVVDPIFFPGGTIGSLAVHGTVNDLAMMGARPLYLSVGLIIEEGFSRADLKTVLDDMRQAADKAQVRIVTGDTKVVPRGKADKIFITTAGIGTVEHDIAIHGANARPGDKILINGTVGDHGIAVMAGREGLNVGTDIRSDSAALNSLVASIIAEAGDQLHVLRDPTRGGIATTIKEIAHQSGVAITLHEEQIPVNQAVRGVCSILGLDPLFVANEGKLLAFVTPDAAERVVAAMKRHPLGTHAAIIGEVADGEPGRVRMETSIGGTRAVEMLAGEQLPRIC, from the coding sequence GTGAACAGCGACCTCATCCTTCTCGGCCACGGCAGCGGCGGCCGGCTTTCCCACCAACTTCTGGACGAACTGATCATCCCCGCCCTGAGCGGCATCGCCCCTTCCGGGCAGAACGACGCGGCCCTGCTCCCTCCGCCCGCCGGCCAGTTGGCCTACACCACCGACTCCTTCGTGGTCGATCCGATCTTTTTCCCCGGCGGCACCATCGGTAGCCTGGCGGTCCACGGCACGGTCAACGACCTGGCCATGATGGGCGCGCGGCCGCTCTACCTGAGCGTCGGCCTGATCATCGAAGAGGGGTTCAGCCGGGCGGACCTGAAAACCGTGCTGGACGACATGCGCCAGGCCGCCGACAAGGCCCAGGTGCGGATCGTGACCGGCGATACCAAGGTCGTCCCCCGGGGCAAGGCGGACAAAATCTTCATCACCACCGCAGGCATCGGCACGGTCGAACACGACATCGCCATCCACGGGGCCAATGCCCGACCGGGGGACAAGATCCTCATCAACGGCACCGTGGGCGATCACGGCATCGCCGTCATGGCCGGCCGCGAGGGGCTCAACGTCGGCACCGACATCCGCAGCGACTCGGCCGCCCTCAACAGCCTGGTGGCAAGCATCATCGCCGAGGCGGGAGACCAACTGCACGTGCTCCGCGACCCGACCCGCGGCGGCATCGCCACCACCATCAAGGAGATCGCCCACCAGTCGGGCGTGGCAATAACCCTGCACGAGGAGCAGATCCCCGTGAACCAGGCGGTGCGCGGCGTCTGCTCGATCCTTGGCCTCGATCCGCTCTTCGTCGCCAACGAGGGGAAGCTGCTGGCCTTTGTGACCCCCGATGCCGCCGAGCGGGTCGTGGCGGCAATGAAACGGCACCCCCTCGGCACCCATGCCGCCATCATCGGCGAGGTAGCCGACGGCGAGCCGGGCCGGGTCCGCATGGAGACCAGCATCGGCGGCACGCGAGCGGTGGAGATGCTGGCCGGGGAGCAACTGCCCAGGATCTGCTGA
- a CDS encoding N-acetyltransferase translates to MIRKAQISDVKEIQKLLMKYASQGDMLSRSLSELYESLRDFYVVVDDGTLLGAAALHIVWDDLAEVRSVAVAEEAGRRGIGSQLVQACIDEARQIGLKRIFCLTYKPEFFATLGFRLVDKSELPQKVWGDCIKCVKFPDCDENAMILDLP, encoded by the coding sequence ATGATCCGTAAGGCACAGATAAGCGACGTCAAGGAAATCCAGAAGCTGTTGATGAAGTACGCAAGCCAGGGAGACATGCTCTCCCGCTCCCTGTCGGAACTGTATGAATCGTTGCGCGATTTTTACGTCGTTGTGGACGACGGCACCCTCCTGGGAGCGGCCGCCCTGCACATCGTCTGGGATGACCTGGCCGAGGTGCGCTCCGTGGCGGTGGCCGAGGAGGCCGGCCGCAGGGGCATCGGCAGCCAACTGGTGCAGGCCTGCATCGACGAAGCGCGCCAGATCGGCCTCAAGCGCATTTTCTGTCTGACCTACAAACCGGAGTTCTTCGCCACCCTCGGCTTCCGCCTGGTGGACAAGTCCGAGCTCCCTCAAAAGGTGTGGGGCGACTGCATCAAGTGCGTCAAGTTCCCGGACTGCGACGAGAACGCCATGATCCTGGACCTGCCCTGA
- a CDS encoding NAD(P)H-dependent oxidoreductase subunit E has protein sequence MDTHGTHRQNDRFRGIERVMRQHRLRPDSLIEVLHAAQRQHGWLDRELLGFVAARLGLPPSLVYGVASFYHAFRLEPPGRHRCTVCTGTSCHLKGGSRLVRQLERHYRIPCGATTPDGSLTLENVRCLGACGLAPLVMIDGEPCPHAAFAPVVALVTARRDGWEPAP, from the coding sequence ATGGATACCCACGGCACGCATCGGCAGAACGACCGTTTCCGGGGCATCGAGCGCGTCATGCGGCAGCACCGCCTGCGCCCGGACAGCCTCATCGAGGTGCTCCACGCCGCCCAGCGGCAGCACGGCTGGCTGGATCGCGAGTTGCTGGGGTTCGTAGCCGCGCGGCTCGGCCTGCCTCCCAGCCTCGTCTACGGGGTTGCCAGCTTCTACCACGCCTTTCGGCTCGAACCGCCCGGGCGGCACCGCTGTACGGTCTGCACCGGCACCTCGTGCCACCTCAAAGGGGGCTCCCGGCTTGTGCGGCAGTTGGAGCGGCATTACCGCATCCCCTGTGGCGCAACCACCCCCGACGGCAGCCTGACGCTGGAGAACGTGCGCTGCCTGGGCGCCTGCGGCCTGGCGCCGCTGGTCATGATCGACGGCGAGCCCTGCCCCCATGCCGCGTTTGCCCCGGTCGTGGCACTGGTTACGGCCCGCCGGGATGGCTGGGAGCCCGCTCCGTGA
- the ybaK gene encoding Cys-tRNA(Pro) deacylase — MAKEKTPITPAIRQLRAEKVEFADRLYTYEEKGGTAVSARELGVDEHRVIKTLIMEDEAKKPLIVLMHGDLQVSTKELARIIGVKQITPCTPETAQKHSGYQVGGTSPFGTRRQMPVYLEETITGLDRIYINGGKRGYLVALAPSELVRVLKPMPVHVGIR, encoded by the coding sequence ATGGCAAAGGAAAAGACACCCATAACCCCGGCCATCCGCCAGTTACGGGCCGAAAAGGTCGAGTTCGCCGACCGCCTCTACACCTACGAGGAAAAAGGGGGCACCGCCGTTTCCGCCCGGGAACTGGGGGTTGACGAACACCGCGTGATCAAGACCCTGATCATGGAGGATGAGGCAAAAAAACCGCTCATCGTCCTGATGCACGGCGATCTGCAGGTTTCCACCAAAGAGCTGGCCCGCATCATCGGCGTCAAACAGATCACCCCCTGCACGCCGGAAACCGCGCAGAAGCACAGCGGCTACCAGGTGGGGGGCACCTCGCCCTTCGGCACGCGCAGGCAGATGCCGGTGTATCTGGAAGAGACCATAACCGGGCTGGACAGGATCTACATCAACGGCGGCAAACGCGGTTACCTGGTGGCGCTGGCGCCGTCGGAACTGGTGAGGGTCCTGAAACCGATGCCGGTACATGTGGGGATACGTTAG